The following are encoded in a window of Streptomyces sp. 11x1 genomic DNA:
- a CDS encoding DUF5995 family protein, with protein sequence MAGWGYFAALYRQVTVEVRTAIHQGLFDDGARMDRFDTLFGNRYFEAYDAWGRDRSGPRCWRETFGLLDDADTVIVQHLLLGVNAHINLDLAVAAARTSPGGERSTRYDATSCSSTTSSGGWCWLCRTRRGALSPLMSLLDQVGARTDERILDFSVRRSREEAWFNAVLLAGQDEEERAATVERLDIRAAVLARLIARPGGLVRPALQLIRNTESDDVPAVIAHLDRAVR encoded by the coding sequence GTGGCCGGGTGGGGGTACTTCGCGGCGCTGTACCGACAGGTGACCGTCGAGGTCCGCACGGCCATTCACCAGGGGCTGTTCGACGACGGCGCCCGGATGGACCGCTTCGACACCCTCTTCGGCAACCGTTACTTCGAGGCGTACGACGCCTGGGGCCGTGACCGGAGCGGGCCGCGCTGCTGGCGCGAGACGTTCGGGCTGCTCGACGACGCCGACACCGTCATCGTCCAGCATCTGCTCCTCGGCGTGAACGCGCACATCAACCTGGACCTGGCCGTCGCCGCCGCCCGGACCAGCCCGGGGGGGGAGAGATCCACGCGCTACGACGCGACTTCCTGCTCATCAACGACATCCTCGGGCGGGTGGTGCTGGCTGTGCAGGACTCGCAGAGGCGCCCTCTCGCCCCTGATGTCGCTGCTGGACCAGGTCGGAGCCCGCACCGACGAGCGGATCCTCGACTTCAGCGTCCGGAGGTCGAGAGAGGAGGCCTGGTTCAACGCGGTGCTGCTGGCCGGTCAGGACGAGGAGGAGCGCGCGGCGACCGTCGAGCGGCTCGACATCCGGGCCGCCGTCCTCGCCCGGCTGATCGCCCGTCCCGGCGGCCTCGTCCGTCCCGCCCTGCAACTGATCCGGAACACCGAGAGCGACGACGTGCCCGCCGTCATCGCCCACCTGGACCGGGCCGTGCGGTGA
- a CDS encoding SsgA family sporulation/cell division regulator has product MSTVIEQPVEARLVAAAPRMPSIPATLHYDRSDPFAVRMTFPAPATLEGVEVCWTFARELLVTGMEDPVGYGDVRVRPYGYDRLVLEFHAPEGTAVVHVHADEVRRFLERSMDLVPLGLEHHQVDLDHDLAELMRDAC; this is encoded by the coding sequence TTGTCCACCGTCATCGAGCAGCCCGTAGAGGCCCGTCTCGTCGCCGCCGCGCCGCGGATGCCGAGCATTCCCGCCACGCTCCACTACGACCGCAGCGACCCGTTCGCCGTCCGTATGACCTTCCCCGCCCCGGCCACGCTGGAGGGGGTCGAGGTCTGCTGGACCTTCGCCCGCGAACTGCTCGTCACCGGTATGGAGGACCCGGTCGGCTACGGCGACGTACGCGTCCGCCCGTACGGCTACGACCGGCTGGTCCTGGAGTTCCACGCCCCGGAGGGCACGGCCGTGGTGCACGTGCACGCCGACGAGGTACGGCGCTTCCTGGAGCGGTCGATGGATCTGGTGCCGCTCGGCCTGGAACACCACCAGGTGGACCTGGACCACGATCTGGCCGAGCTGA
- a CDS encoding oxidoreductase, translated as MTTGLAAAALAAALAVPAQAHGDGRPPHWELKETGTDVRFRGLAAVSRNSAWLAGSAGTVLRTGDGGRTWRNVSPPGAQELQFRDVEAFDARRAVVLAIGEGEASRVYRTDDGGETWTESFRNTDPRAFYDCLTFFDPRHGLAMSDPVDGRFRILSTEDGGRSWEVLPNEGMPPALEGEAGFAASGQCLVSSGPRDVWLATGGAARARVLHSADRGRTWTVADTPVPAGDPARGVFALAFRDRAHGIAVGGDYRADQPSPQAAATTGDAGRTWTPAAQPPPAYRSGVAWLPYSRTTAFAVGPTGTDLTTDGGRTWRTVDTGSYDTVDCTPDRGCWAAGERGRVARLEN; from the coding sequence ATGACGACGGGACTGGCCGCGGCGGCACTCGCCGCCGCCCTGGCGGTGCCCGCGCAGGCACACGGGGACGGCCGTCCCCCGCACTGGGAACTGAAGGAGACCGGCACCGACGTGCGCTTTCGCGGGCTGGCCGCGGTCAGCCGGAACAGCGCGTGGCTGGCGGGTTCCGCCGGCACCGTGCTCCGCACCGGCGACGGGGGCAGGACCTGGCGCAATGTCTCACCGCCCGGCGCACAGGAACTGCAGTTCCGGGACGTCGAGGCATTCGACGCACGCCGGGCGGTCGTCCTGGCCATCGGCGAGGGCGAGGCCTCCCGTGTGTACCGCACGGACGACGGCGGCGAGACCTGGACCGAGTCCTTCCGCAACACCGACCCGCGCGCCTTCTACGACTGCCTCACCTTCTTCGACCCCCGCCACGGGCTGGCCATGAGCGACCCGGTCGACGGCAGGTTCCGCATCCTGTCCACCGAGGACGGCGGCCGCTCCTGGGAGGTCCTGCCGAACGAGGGCATGCCCCCGGCCCTGGAGGGGGAGGCGGGCTTCGCGGCGAGCGGGCAGTGCCTGGTCAGCTCGGGGCCGCGCGATGTGTGGCTGGCGACCGGAGGGGCGGCCCGCGCGCGCGTGCTGCACTCCGCCGACCGGGGGCGCACCTGGACGGTCGCCGACACCCCCGTACCGGCCGGCGACCCGGCCCGGGGCGTCTTCGCGCTGGCCTTCCGCGACCGGGCGCACGGCATCGCCGTCGGCGGCGACTACCGCGCGGACCAGCCGTCACCGCAGGCCGCGGCCACCACCGGCGACGCGGGCCGCACCTGGACGCCCGCCGCGCAGCCCCCGCCCGCCTACCGCTCCGGCGTCGCCTGGCTCCCGTACAGCCGTACGACCGCTTTCGCCGTCGGCCCCACGGGGACCGACCTCACCACCGACGGCGGCCGCACCTGGCGCACGGTCGACACCGGGTCGTACGACACGGTCGACTGCACGCCGGACCGGGGCTGCTGGGCGGCGGGGGAGCGGGGACGGGTGGCCCGGCTGGAGAACTGA
- a CDS encoding plasmid stabilization protein: MPRGSSPKRERQYEHIKESAEDRGESESRAKEIAARTVNKERARSGESKTASRTSTQDMSSSKRGGQRSHKGSEGPTYDQLYAEAKRRNIQGRSDMNKSQLKRALGDK; encoded by the coding sequence ATGCCACGCGGTTCGAGCCCGAAGAGGGAACGCCAGTACGAGCACATCAAGGAGAGCGCCGAGGACCGCGGTGAGAGCGAGTCGCGCGCCAAGGAGATCGCCGCCCGGACCGTCAACAAGGAACGCGCCCGCTCCGGGGAGTCCAAGACCGCGAGCCGCACCTCCACCCAGGACATGTCGTCGAGCAAGCGTGGCGGGCAACGTTCGCACAAGGGATCCGAGGGACCCACGTACGACCAGCTCTACGCCGAGGCGAAGCGGCGCAACATCCAGGGCCGTTCGGACATGAACAAGAGCCAGCTCAAGCGCGCCCTGGGCGACAAGTAG
- a CDS encoding MmcQ/YjbR family DNA-binding protein, with the protein MTVPKSALKKWEKVREFALGMPGAVEEFPWGESVAKVNRKVFVFLGTDDGGYPLGVTVKLKDEETHAHALTCPGAEPAGYGLGRSGWVRVPLEEKGAPGAELLCDWVEESYRVIAPKRLIAELEAR; encoded by the coding sequence GTGACCGTACCGAAGAGCGCCCTGAAAAAATGGGAGAAGGTGCGCGAGTTCGCCCTCGGGATGCCCGGCGCGGTCGAGGAGTTCCCGTGGGGCGAGAGCGTCGCGAAGGTCAACAGGAAGGTGTTCGTGTTCCTCGGGACGGATGACGGCGGCTATCCGCTGGGCGTCACCGTGAAGCTCAAGGACGAGGAGACCCACGCCCACGCCCTGACCTGCCCCGGCGCCGAACCGGCGGGGTACGGCCTGGGCAGGTCCGGCTGGGTGCGCGTGCCGCTGGAGGAGAAGGGCGCTCCGGGCGCGGAGCTGCTGTGCGACTGGGTCGAGGAGAGCTACCGCGTGATCGCCCCGAAGCGGCTCATAGCGGAGCTGGAGGCCCGCTGA
- a CDS encoding saccharopine dehydrogenase NADP-binding domain-containing protein, with the protein MSNGQDRAERAYDIVLYGATGFVGELTAEYLAANAPEGLRWAIAGRNAEKLAALRERLPGGAGIGVLRADGSDPDAVRELARQARVVATTVGPYITHGEELVAACADEGTDYLDLTGEPEFVDLTFVRHDARARETGARIVHAAGFDSIPHDLGAYFTVCQLPDDVPITVDGFVRAEGMFSGGTFNSALTGFSRGRETMAAARDRKRHEPRLVGRRAYAPVSAPRFAKEVGAWALPLPTIDAQVVQRSARALRRYGPDFRYRHYAAVKTLPFAVGGVAFVGAVVAAAQVPPVRRWLGDRLKPGEGPSADKRARSWFSVRFVGEGGGRRVFTEVAGGDPGYGETAKMFAESALCLALDDLPATAGQVTTAVAMGDALIERLRAAGITFRVAATR; encoded by the coding sequence ATGAGCAACGGGCAGGACAGGGCGGAGCGGGCGTACGACATCGTGCTCTACGGGGCCACGGGGTTCGTCGGGGAGCTCACCGCGGAGTATCTCGCCGCCAACGCGCCCGAAGGGCTGCGCTGGGCGATCGCCGGGCGCAACGCGGAGAAGCTCGCCGCGCTGCGCGAGCGGCTGCCCGGCGGCGCGGGGATCGGTGTGCTCCGGGCGGACGGGTCCGATCCGGACGCCGTGCGCGAACTCGCCCGTCAGGCACGGGTGGTGGCCACGACCGTCGGTCCGTACATCACCCACGGCGAGGAGTTGGTGGCCGCCTGCGCGGACGAGGGAACCGACTATCTGGATCTCACCGGCGAACCCGAGTTCGTCGATCTGACGTTCGTCCGGCACGACGCCCGCGCGCGGGAGACCGGCGCCCGCATCGTGCACGCCGCCGGCTTCGACTCGATACCGCACGACCTGGGCGCGTACTTCACGGTGTGTCAGCTCCCGGACGACGTGCCGATCACCGTGGACGGATTCGTGCGCGCCGAGGGCATGTTCTCGGGCGGCACGTTCAACTCCGCGCTCACCGGGTTCTCCCGCGGCCGGGAGACGATGGCCGCCGCACGGGACCGCAAGCGGCACGAACCGCGGCTGGTGGGACGCCGGGCGTACGCGCCGGTGAGCGCCCCCCGGTTCGCCAAGGAGGTCGGGGCGTGGGCGTTGCCGCTGCCGACCATCGACGCGCAGGTGGTGCAGCGCTCGGCGCGCGCCCTGCGGCGCTACGGGCCGGACTTCCGCTACCGCCACTACGCGGCCGTCAAAACGCTGCCCTTCGCGGTGGGCGGCGTCGCGTTCGTCGGCGCGGTCGTCGCCGCCGCCCAGGTGCCCCCCGTGCGGCGCTGGCTGGGCGACCGGCTCAAGCCGGGCGAGGGCCCGAGCGCGGACAAGCGGGCGAGGAGCTGGTTCTCGGTGCGGTTCGTCGGCGAGGGCGGCGGACGCCGGGTCTTCACGGAGGTCGCGGGCGGCGATCCCGGCTACGGCGAGACGGCGAAGATGTTCGCCGAGTCCGCCCTGTGCCTGGCCCTCGACGACCTCCCGGCCACGGCGGGTCAGGTCACGACGGCGGTCGCGATGGGCGACGCGCTGATCGAGCGGCTCCGCGCGGCGGGGATCACGTTCCGGGTGGCGGCGACCCGGTGA
- a CDS encoding CaiB/BaiF CoA-transferase family protein, producing MSVAKTPGHGPLAGVRVVELAGIGPGPFAAMLLGDLGADVVRVDRPGGAGLAVNPLYDVTNRNKRSVIVDLKSPGGPDTVLDLAERADILIEGYRPGVAERLGVGPETCHTRNPRLVYGRMTGWGQQGPLAQRAGHDIAYLALTGTLGMTGAPGTPPVAPANLLGDYAGGSLYLVVGVLAALHHARATGAGQVVDAAIVDGASHLSAMLHGMLAAGGWQDRRAANLLDGGCPFYGTYETADGQYVAVGALEQQFYEEFVELLGIGDRAPARKDTAAWGDLRETIAARFKTRTRDEWTAVFEGSDACVAPVLSLREAPHHAHLAARGTFTDFGGITQPAPAPRFSATHTSVRTGPAQPGADTADVAHDWGIAGLLPDASAETAADTAVATADASAEAVAAKDTD from the coding sequence ATGTCAGTGGCGAAGACGCCTGGGCACGGTCCGCTCGCCGGTGTGCGCGTGGTCGAACTCGCGGGCATCGGCCCGGGACCGTTCGCCGCGATGCTCCTCGGTGATCTCGGCGCCGACGTCGTCCGCGTCGACCGACCGGGCGGCGCGGGCCTCGCGGTGAACCCGCTGTACGACGTCACCAACCGCAACAAGCGTTCGGTGATCGTCGACCTGAAGTCCCCTGGCGGCCCGGACACCGTCCTCGACCTCGCCGAACGCGCCGACATCCTGATCGAGGGCTACCGGCCGGGCGTCGCCGAACGCCTCGGCGTCGGCCCCGAGACCTGCCACACCCGCAACCCGAGGCTGGTCTACGGCCGGATGACCGGCTGGGGCCAGCAGGGCCCGCTCGCCCAGCGCGCCGGCCACGACATCGCCTACCTCGCCCTGACCGGCACCCTCGGCATGACCGGGGCCCCCGGCACGCCGCCCGTCGCCCCCGCCAACCTCCTCGGCGACTACGCAGGTGGCTCCCTCTATCTCGTCGTCGGCGTCCTCGCCGCCCTCCACCACGCCCGCGCGACCGGCGCCGGGCAGGTCGTGGACGCGGCCATCGTCGACGGCGCCTCGCACCTGTCCGCGATGCTCCACGGCATGCTCGCCGCGGGCGGCTGGCAGGACCGCCGCGCCGCCAACCTCCTGGACGGCGGCTGCCCCTTCTACGGCACCTACGAGACCGCCGACGGCCAGTACGTCGCCGTGGGCGCCCTGGAGCAGCAGTTCTACGAAGAGTTCGTCGAGCTCCTGGGCATCGGGGACCGGGCCCCGGCCCGCAAGGACACGGCCGCCTGGGGCGATCTGCGCGAGACGATCGCGGCCCGCTTCAAGACCCGTACGAGGGACGAGTGGACGGCCGTGTTCGAGGGCTCCGACGCCTGTGTGGCCCCCGTCCTGTCCCTGCGCGAGGCGCCGCACCACGCGCATCTCGCGGCCCGGGGCACCTTCACCGACTTCGGCGGCATCACCCAGCCCGCCCCGGCGCCCCGCTTCTCCGCCACCCACACCTCGGTGCGCACCGGACCCGCCCAGCCGGGCGCCGACACGGCGGACGTCGCCCACGACTGGGGCATAGCGGGCCTCCTGCCCGACGCGTCCGCCGAGACCGCCGCCGACACGGCCGTCGCCACCGCAGACGCGTCCGCCGAGGCCGTCGCCGCGAAGGACACCGACTGA
- the mmpA gene encoding morphogenic membrane protein MmpA, with protein sequence MTTHRAPKPAAGPTQSVERAVTTGLLLAVFAGLAWIAGMVYTLTGWAQ encoded by the coding sequence ATGACGACGCACCGAGCCCCGAAGCCCGCCGCCGGCCCCACCCAGTCGGTCGAGCGTGCCGTGACGACCGGCCTGCTCCTCGCCGTGTTCGCCGGACTGGCCTGGATCGCCGGGATGGTCTACACGCTGACCGGGTGGGCGCAGTAG
- a CDS encoding MerR family transcriptional regulator produces the protein MTTDIGEGSGSGSGSGSGSGSGSGSGSGSEEIVLTVDELAARAGVTVRTVRFYGTRGLLPPPEIGPRRVGHYGREHLARLALIEELQRQGMTLAAIEGYLRRLPPDLTPRDLALQRAVVASWAPDAVATVTREELDRRAGRVLGEADVERLVAMGVVERDGDELRVDPGLLRLGVELLGVPLSEESIRAARTVLIEHSRAAAQELSRLFRDAVAERDPQAVKSLSAHMQPLVVQALLTTFQRSLKDELSQWASGS, from the coding sequence ATGACGACCGACATCGGGGAGGGCTCCGGCTCCGGCTCCGGCTCCGGCTCCGGCTCCGGCTCCGGCTCCGGCTCCGGCTCCGGCTCCGAGGAGATCGTTCTCACCGTCGACGAGCTGGCCGCGCGGGCGGGGGTCACGGTGCGTACGGTCCGCTTCTACGGCACCCGGGGCCTGCTGCCGCCGCCGGAGATCGGGCCCCGCCGTGTCGGCCACTACGGTCGGGAGCACCTGGCCCGGCTCGCGCTGATCGAGGAGCTGCAGCGGCAGGGCATGACACTGGCGGCCATCGAGGGGTATCTGCGCAGGCTGCCGCCGGACCTCACCCCGCGCGACCTCGCGCTCCAGCGCGCGGTGGTGGCCTCCTGGGCGCCGGACGCGGTGGCTACGGTCACCCGGGAGGAGCTCGACCGGCGGGCGGGGCGGGTCCTGGGCGAGGCGGACGTCGAACGGCTCGTGGCGATGGGCGTGGTCGAGCGGGACGGCGACGAACTCCGGGTGGACCCGGGGCTGCTCCGGCTGGGCGTGGAACTGCTCGGCGTACCCCTGTCGGAGGAGTCGATCCGCGCCGCGCGGACCGTGCTGATCGAGCATTCGCGCGCGGCGGCCCAGGAGTTGTCGCGGCTCTTCCGCGACGCGGTGGCGGAACGCGATCCGCAGGCCGTGAAGTCCCTGTCGGCCCATATGCAACCGCTGGTCGTGCAGGCCCTGTTGACGACGTTTCAGCGATCGTTGAAGGACGAGCTGAGCCAGTGGGCGTCCGGGTCCTGA
- a CDS encoding acetyl-CoA C-acetyltransferase, translating into MSTEAYVYDAIRTPRGRGKANGSLHGTKPIDLVVGLIHEVQHRFPGLDPAAVDDVVLGVVGPVGDQGSDIARTAAIAAGLPDTVAGVQENRFCASGLEAVNLAAAKIRSGWEDLVLAGGVESMSRVPMASDGGAWFNDPMTNLAVNFVPQGIGADLIATIEGFSRRDVDEYAALSQERAAAAWKDGRFDRSVVPVKDRSGLVVLDHDEHLRPGTTADSLAKLKPSFADIGELGGFDAVALQEYHWVEEIDHVHHAGNSSGIVDGAALVAIGTKEIGERYGLRPRARIVSAAVSGSEPTIMLTGPAPATRKALARAGLTIDDIDLVEINEAFAAVVLRFVKDMGLSLDKVNVNGGAIALGHPLGATGAMILGTLVDELERQDKRYGLATLCVGGGMGIATIVERV; encoded by the coding sequence GTGAGCACCGAAGCGTACGTGTACGACGCGATCCGCACCCCGCGCGGCCGCGGCAAGGCGAACGGCTCCCTGCACGGCACCAAGCCGATCGACCTCGTCGTCGGACTGATCCACGAGGTCCAGCACCGCTTCCCCGGTCTCGACCCGGCAGCCGTCGACGACGTCGTGCTCGGCGTTGTCGGCCCGGTCGGCGACCAGGGCTCCGACATCGCCCGGACCGCCGCGATCGCTGCCGGCCTGCCCGACACCGTGGCCGGCGTCCAGGAGAACCGCTTCTGTGCCTCGGGCCTGGAGGCCGTCAACCTGGCCGCCGCGAAAATCCGTTCGGGCTGGGAGGACCTGGTGCTCGCGGGCGGCGTCGAGTCGATGTCCCGGGTGCCGATGGCCTCCGACGGCGGCGCCTGGTTCAACGACCCGATGACCAACCTGGCGGTCAACTTCGTGCCGCAGGGCATCGGCGCCGACCTCATCGCCACGATCGAGGGATTCTCCCGGCGCGACGTGGACGAGTACGCGGCACTCTCCCAGGAGCGGGCGGCGGCCGCCTGGAAGGACGGCCGGTTCGACCGGTCCGTGGTCCCCGTCAAGGACCGCTCCGGACTGGTCGTCCTCGACCACGACGAGCACCTGCGGCCCGGCACCACGGCCGACTCGCTCGCCAAGCTGAAGCCCTCCTTCGCGGACATCGGCGAGTTGGGTGGCTTCGACGCGGTGGCCCTGCAGGAGTACCACTGGGTCGAGGAGATCGACCACGTCCATCACGCGGGCAACTCCTCCGGCATCGTGGACGGCGCTGCCCTCGTCGCCATCGGCACCAAGGAGATCGGCGAGCGCTACGGCCTGCGCCCGCGCGCCCGGATCGTCTCCGCGGCCGTCTCCGGCTCCGAGCCCACCATCATGCTCACCGGCCCCGCGCCCGCGACCCGCAAGGCCCTCGCCCGGGCCGGGCTGACCATCGACGACATCGACCTCGTCGAGATCAACGAGGCGTTCGCCGCCGTCGTGCTCCGCTTCGTCAAGGACATGGGCCTCTCCCTCGACAAGGTCAATGTCAACGGCGGCGCGATCGCGCTCGGCCACCCGCTCGGCGCGACCGGGGCGATGATCCTCGGCACGCTCGTCGACGAACTGGAGCGCCAGGACAAGCGGTACGGGCTGGCCACGCTCTGCGTGGGCGGCGGCATGGGCATCGCGACGATCGTCGAACGCGTCTGA
- a CDS encoding 3-hydroxyacyl-CoA dehydrogenase NAD-binding domain-containing protein yields the protein MTESTTIRWEQDRTGLVTLVIDDPDQSANTMNQAFRDSLAVTTDRLEAEKDTIRGVIITSAKKTFFAGGDLRDLIKVTPDTAQQLFDGGLEIKRNLRRIETLGKPVVAAINGAALGGGYELALACHHRVALDAPGSKIGCPEVTLGLLPGGGGVVRTVRLLGITDALLKVLLQGTQYSPRRALDNGLIHEVAATREELMDKARAFIDANPESQQPWDKPGYRIPGGTPAHPKFAANLPAFPATLRKQTGGAPYPAPRRILAAAVEGAQVDFETAQVIEARYFVELAAGQTSKNMIQAFFFDLQAVNSGANRPRGIEPRKVHRVAVLGAGMMGAGIAYSCARAGIEVVLKDVTPEAAAKGKGYSEKLCAKAVAKGRTTQEKADALLALITPTADPADLAGCDAVIEAVFENTELKHKVFQEIEGIVAPDALLCSNTSTLPITELAEGVVRRSDFIGLHFFSPVDKMPLVEIIKGEQTGDEALARAFDLVRQIKKTPIVVNDSRGFFTSRVIGHFIDEGVAMVGEGIEPASVEQAAAQAGYPAKVLSLMDELTLTLPRKIRAESRRAVEEAGGTWTVHPAEAVIDRMVDEFGRPGRSGGAGFYDYGPDGRRAKLWPGLREHFTKPGHRIPFRDMQERMLFSEALDTVRLLEEGVLTSVADANIGSIFGIGFPGWTGGVLQYINGYEGGLPGFVARARELAGRYGERFEPPALLVEKAEKGERFGDE from the coding sequence ATGACCGAGAGCACCACCATCCGCTGGGAACAGGACCGCACGGGCCTCGTCACCCTCGTCATCGACGACCCCGACCAGTCCGCGAACACCATGAACCAGGCATTCCGCGACTCCCTCGCGGTGACCACCGACCGGCTGGAGGCCGAGAAGGACACCATCCGCGGTGTCATCATCACCTCCGCCAAGAAGACCTTCTTCGCCGGCGGCGACCTCCGCGACCTCATCAAGGTCACCCCCGACACCGCACAGCAGCTGTTCGACGGCGGCCTGGAGATCAAGCGCAACCTCCGCCGCATCGAGACCCTCGGCAAGCCGGTCGTCGCGGCGATCAACGGCGCCGCCCTCGGCGGCGGTTACGAGCTGGCGCTCGCCTGCCACCACCGCGTCGCCCTCGACGCCCCCGGCTCCAAGATCGGCTGCCCCGAGGTCACCCTCGGCCTCCTCCCCGGAGGCGGCGGCGTGGTCCGCACCGTCCGGCTGCTGGGCATCACCGACGCCCTGCTGAAGGTGCTGCTCCAGGGCACCCAGTACTCCCCGCGGCGCGCCCTGGACAACGGCCTGATCCATGAAGTGGCCGCCACCCGGGAGGAGTTGATGGACAAGGCCCGCGCCTTCATCGACGCCAACCCCGAGTCGCAGCAGCCCTGGGACAAGCCCGGCTACCGCATCCCCGGCGGCACCCCCGCCCACCCGAAGTTCGCGGCGAACCTGCCCGCCTTCCCCGCCACCCTGCGCAAGCAGACGGGCGGCGCGCCCTACCCGGCGCCGCGCAGGATCCTCGCCGCCGCCGTCGAGGGCGCCCAGGTCGACTTCGAGACCGCCCAGGTCATCGAGGCCCGCTACTTCGTGGAGCTGGCCGCCGGCCAGACCTCGAAGAACATGATCCAGGCGTTCTTCTTCGACCTCCAGGCCGTGAACTCCGGCGCGAACCGCCCCCGGGGCATCGAGCCCCGCAAGGTCCACAGGGTCGCCGTCCTCGGCGCCGGGATGATGGGCGCCGGCATCGCGTACTCCTGTGCCCGCGCGGGCATCGAGGTCGTCCTGAAGGACGTGACGCCCGAAGCGGCCGCGAAGGGCAAGGGGTACTCGGAGAAGCTCTGCGCCAAGGCGGTCGCCAAGGGCCGCACCACCCAGGAGAAGGCCGACGCCCTCCTCGCCCTGATCACCCCCACCGCCGACCCGGCCGACCTCGCGGGCTGCGACGCCGTCATCGAAGCCGTGTTCGAGAACACCGAGCTCAAGCACAAGGTGTTCCAGGAGATCGAGGGGATCGTGGCACCGGACGCCCTGCTCTGTTCCAACACCTCCACCCTCCCCATCACCGAGTTGGCCGAGGGCGTCGTCCGCCGGTCCGACTTCATCGGCCTGCACTTCTTCTCACCCGTCGACAAGATGCCGCTCGTCGAGATCATCAAGGGTGAGCAGACCGGCGACGAGGCCCTGGCCCGCGCCTTCGACCTGGTCCGGCAGATCAAGAAGACCCCGATCGTCGTCAACGACTCGCGCGGCTTCTTCACCTCCCGGGTCATCGGCCACTTCATCGACGAGGGTGTCGCGATGGTCGGTGAGGGCATCGAGCCCGCGTCCGTCGAACAGGCGGCGGCCCAGGCGGGCTACCCCGCCAAGGTCCTCTCCCTCATGGACGAGCTGACCCTCACCCTGCCCCGCAAGATCCGCGCCGAGTCCCGGCGGGCCGTGGAGGAGGCGGGCGGCACCTGGACCGTGCATCCTGCCGAGGCCGTGATCGACCGCATGGTCGACGAGTTCGGCCGCCCCGGCCGCAGCGGTGGCGCCGGGTTCTACGACTACGGGCCCGACGGCCGCCGCGCCAAGCTCTGGCCCGGACTGCGCGAGCACTTCACGAAGCCGGGGCACCGGATTCCCTTCCGGGACATGCAGGAGCGGATGCTCTTCTCGGAGGCGCTGGACACCGTGCGGCTGCTGGAGGAGGGCGTGCTGACGTCCGTCGCCGACGCCAACATCGGGTCGATCTTCGGGATCGGGTTCCCCGGGTGGACCGGTGGGGTGCTGCAGTACATCAACGGTTACGAGGGCGGGCTCCCCGGGTTCGTCGCGCGAGCGCGTGAGCTGGCCGGGCGTTACGGGGAGCGGTTCGAGCCGCCGGCGCTGTTGGTGGAGAAGGCGGAGAAGGGGGAGCGGTTCGGGGACGAGTGA
- a CDS encoding endonuclease V: MTTVRIPAGWPATEEQALAVQDELRGRVVLDETGPPPGSGRVTGVDVAYDDERNVVAAAAVVLDAATLDVVAEATATGQVSFPYVPGLLAFREIPTVLAALDALPCDPGLVVCDGYGLAHPRRFGLAAHLGVLTGLPTIGVAKNPFTFTYDDPGAARGSASPLLAGTEEVGRALRTRDAVKPVFVSVGHRVDLDNACAHTLALTPSYRLPETTRRADSLCREALRTTTS; the protein is encoded by the coding sequence ATGACGACCGTACGCATCCCGGCGGGCTGGCCCGCCACCGAAGAGCAAGCCCTCGCCGTGCAGGACGAGTTGCGGGGGAGGGTGGTGCTCGACGAGACCGGACCACCGCCGGGCAGCGGCCGGGTCACCGGCGTCGACGTGGCGTACGACGACGAGCGGAACGTGGTCGCGGCGGCGGCCGTGGTGCTGGACGCGGCCACGCTCGACGTGGTCGCCGAGGCCACGGCGACCGGGCAGGTCTCCTTCCCCTACGTCCCCGGCCTGCTGGCCTTCCGCGAGATCCCGACGGTGCTGGCCGCGCTCGACGCGCTGCCGTGCGACCCCGGCCTCGTCGTCTGCGACGGCTACGGCCTCGCGCATCCGCGCCGCTTCGGCCTCGCCGCGCACCTCGGCGTCCTGACCGGCCTCCCCACGATCGGCGTCGCCAAGAACCCCTTCACCTTCACCTACGACGACCCGGGCGCCGCGCGCGGCAGCGCGTCCCCGCTCCTCGCGGGCACCGAGGAGGTGGGCCGCGCGCTGCGCACCCGCGACGCCGTCAAGCCGGTCTTCGTCTCCGTCGGCCACCGCGTCGACCTGGACAACGCCTGCGCCCACACCCTCGCCCTCACCCCGTCCTACCGCCTCCCGGAGACCACCCGCAGGGCCGACTCCCTGTGCCGCGAAGCCCTCCGGACGACGACGTCCTGA